The nucleotide window TGCCCCGAGCAGCAATCCCGGTGCTCCCGGCACTGCCGGCAGCAGGAGTCCGGACAATCCAGTGACTGTAAGAATAGCCCGATTAGCCAGAGTATCATTGACTGATCAGGCATGACTTGCACCATTCTAGTTGCCATCTGAACCTTCACCTGCAGCTACAGCCTTGAAGCTCGCAGCCGCACTTCCTGCAGGCGTTGTCCCAATCCGGGTGGCCGGCCAGTATTGCTCGCTGCTTGGCGTCAAGCCGTTTCACTTCAGCTCCCATTTCCTAGTTGTATTGCATTTCAAACATGGCAATACTCGTACTTAAGAAATTTCCGTCATTTTCTGTACGATCTTCTCGATGAGCAGATCCTCGACAGCAGCGGCGTATGTCTGGAAATGGGCTGATGCAAGATGTTGATCCAGGCAGAAGAGGTTTTTCCAGTTCTCATAGAACAGGAACATCTCAGGGGTTTCGTTGTACTGACTCACTCGCTTTCCAGCTCTTTGAATGCGTCTAGCACTTCGGTCTCAACCTGTTTGAGCTTCATATCGAGCTCCCTGATCAGCCGGGCTCCCTCCTTGACATCTTCTGCCAGCTTGTCGATGGGGGTTTCCGAATTATCGAGCCGGGTCAGGATCTCATCCAGTCTAGCTACTTTCTGCTCATACGTAAGCTCGTTCGCCTCACTCACGGTTAGCCTCCTTTGCGGTTACCTCGCTGAGGAGCGTGCCGTCAGCCAGGCGAGTGGTAATTGTCTGTCTCTCTGTAATATCACCAATTGATCTGATGAGTGTCCCATTCGCTCCATACACCAAGGCGAACCCACGCTGCAGAGCGTTTTGCGGGTCTATAGCCTTCAGGGTGCCCATCTTGTCGCTCAGGCTGGCGCGAGCTGTCGTGACCCGAAGAAGAATCCGCTCTTCTTTCAACCGACCCTTCAGACTGGCCAGTTCCATAGACTTGAATCTGAGAGCGGAAATGAACATGTGCCTCAGTTGGTGCCGTTTCCTTTCGTTACTGTCACTCTCGACTAGCAGACACCGCACGAACCGCTCTTTCTCAAAGCGTTGTTTCAAGCCGGACTGAGTGTCTCTGGACCGAGAAAGCCGATAATTCGCTTGAGATCTGAGTTTTTGTCGCTTGGCTACCAAGCGCTCCGAGAGGGTTTTGGTACGAGCCGGCGGTTGTGAGTGTAATTTCTCGGTTCTTCTTCCGAGAGAAATCTGCTCGGTTGCCAGCCGCTCCTGCACCTTCAGTCGCAATTCCTTGGCTTGCCCTCGTAGGGATGAAGCTGTTACATCCAAAAGTTTCCTCGGCCCTTGCTGGATACCGGTAAAAGCCCTTGCAATGTACTCGCGGTCGATTTTCAACCGGTAGGCCCAGACGGTTTTCAAGGTACTAGTTGCCTCGTCCAGTTGGCGGCGCATCTGGACAAAGCGGGCAACCAGTTCCTCTGCTGCAGCGGTCGGTGTTTTGAATGACCGGTTGGCAACATAGTCGAGCACGCTTGTGTCGATCTCATGCCCGATCCCAGTCCAGACAGGCTTGTCGTAGGATGCAATCCTTCGAGCGATTGCCTCGTTGTCCAGAAAGTAGAGGTCAGTTTTGCTCCCACCTCCCCGGACGATGAAAACAAGATCTACATCAAGCCTTGCAATCGTGTCCAATGCCCGCAGGACCGATTTTTCTGTCTGGTCACCCTGGACCATGGCATCAGCCAAGCAAATCTTGAAACCGTAGCCGGATGTCGTGAGGGTCTGGATAAAGTCGTTGTACGCCGCGCTGCCGGCGCTGGTGATCAGGCCAAGACGTAGCGGCAGAAACGGAACAAGGAGTTGCTTGTTCGTCTCGAACAAACCTTCTTTTTGGAGGCATTCGAGGATTTCGCGCTTCTTCAGTTCCATCTCACCCAGAGCGATCGAAGGATCAGCATCGATGACTCTGAGTGACAGGCCATACTGGGAGCTGAACTGGAGAGAACAGAGGAAGCCGACCACCGTACCATTGGTGAGCACCAGATCCATACTCCTGGCTTTGAAAGCCCTCCTGATCGTGGAGAGCTCGTTCTGCCAGATAGTGCAGGCGACTTTGGCGACAATCCTTCCACCTGCATCCGTCTCGACCAGATCACAGTAGAAGGCACCACCGCGCTCACGCCCCGTCGAGATTTCAGCTTTTACCCAGAACTGCTTGCTGATTGCAGGTTCAAGCAGTTCCGTGATCCGCTTGGTAATTGCAGAAAGGTGGAAGAATTTTCTTTCCATACAGCGGCTACCTACTCAGGATGATGTTGCTGATTTTTGAGATCATATCGAACCCGATTCTCGCCTGCCTGTGTAGTGATGGTATTTGTTTCAGCACGTGGACGACCTTGGTATCTAGGGGGTATTCTCGGTATCAGCCCACCCCCCGTGATGAATTTGGCAATCAGGTTACGGAGTGTTTCCGGATTGACCCTTCTGCTGTGGTAAGTTGAGCGATTCTATTCCACAAACGCGGACTCGCGGACGCCACAAGAGGATACCTGTTTGGCAGGAAAATTAACCCTTCCTCTCCTCATTCAAGATAATTCCCATTATTAGCGACCTCGCCATTGCATGACCGGGTGCATCAAATCCATTCTTAAGCTTTTGAATTATGCTGTCAACCGAAGGAGCAGCCACCTCGTTTCGGTCATCATTTAAAATATTCATACAATGAATAATAATTGAACCTGGTGGATCAACGGCACCCCCCTCGTATTTGGATACCTCACTCTGTGCTTTTCCCAGTAGATGTGCAAACTTAATCTGTGTTAGCCCGGACTTTTTGCGCGCTCTTTTGACAATGTCACTGGCGGGGATTACACTATTATTGATGTTGTTGTCCATAAAATGCATAAATTGATTATTATTCATGTGTTGAATATTTTGTCAAGAAATGATATTCCTTATAAGAATACAGAACACCGGGGAATATTCATGGCACAGGTCGCGTTGGGAATCGTCAATGGCGAAGTAAAGGAGTGTGCATTACCTGATCCGTGGGAGAAGGTAATGGATGGGGTCGTTTGGGGAGAATTCGACACATTCTTTACTCCTGCATTTTGGGTGGTGCAAGCTTGGCTGGATAAGGATCAAAAGAGATACGGTGCCTACAAGCTCGGTGCTTCTTTACAAGAGGAGGTGACAGCGTGCCTGTTGGGTGGACATGGGATACCATCCGAGGTGGGGCTGGCTGCCTATAGGGCCGTGAGAGACAGGGGATTACTAACAAAAGAAACACTGACTCAGGAGGAATTGACCGCAGTATTGAGAGAGCCTATGGACGTTGGCGGTAGACAAGTCCGCTATCGATTTTGGAAGCAAAAATCCAAGTATCTCTGGGAATCATTGCAGGCCATTTCTAAAGGTAATCCCCCAGAGGATCATAGAGCATTTCGCAACTGGCTTATTGAAAAATTGCCTGGAGTCGGACCCAAGACAGCGTCATGGATCACTCGCAATTGGCTTTCAAGCGACGAGGTTGCTATTATCGATATTCATATTCAACGTGCAGGCCTGCACGCTGGCTTCTTTGACAAAAACCTCACCATTGACAAAAACTACTCACAGATGGAGGCGCGCTTTCTTCAATTTGCCCATGCTATCGGTATCAGACCTGCCGTTCTGGATACACTTATATGGCGACAAATGAAAGATTTGACCTCCACCTCAATCAAGCCAAAAACGCCGCCTAAGAATATTCACCATCAACAATATTTTTTCCCCGAAATATTAGCTGGAGCCTGCTGAGCGGCCTTAATTCTGTTGTCGAATGCCTATCAATATTTAATATTTACTCTTCAATTAGTATGACATAATATATCCCCATCTTTATTCGGTTTAGAGGGGGAACGATGTCAGGAGGAGATTCGACAGGTGGTGGAGGTGGTTCGACAGGTGAAGTACTTGACTGCTCCAAGCTGTTTGAGAGGACGGTTTTAAACTCTCCCAAGGCGGAGATCTTAGCCAAACTTGAGGCAGGGCAAGTGCTAAAGCTGATATTGATGCAGAGCGACTCAAAAAAAAGTTTGGTTGCTGTCACCTCTGAAGGAGAGGTTGCCGGCTCAATCACGACAGCCTCTCTCAGTCAGATTAAAAAATGTATAGACCAAGGTTATGGGTACATTGCCCTGGTCGAAAGTGTCGCAGGCGGTAGATGCTCGGTGCTCTTGAGACCGGAGACATTTTTATGATCTCAATAGTCGGTGGAACCTATTACGAGTACTGTATCTCACCAGAGTGGAAATACCTCTATGGTTCGGGTTTGCGTGCTGCTGCTGCACTTTCGGATCTATGCAGTGACATCAAACTGCATACCTATGTTGGCGAATCTGCGTTTGAACAACTGGAGGCTGTCGCGGAGGTGTTTGGCGTAACTGCCAAGCCTCAAATCTCTCCAACTACCATACGATTTAATTACTTTCACGGCTTGTCTGTCCCGGTAATTTCTCCCCCTCGTTATGCAATCAAACAGCAAAGTCCTCTTCAAGTGGGAGACGATGTTGTACTGCAATTCGGCATGCTCGAAGGACACGCCGTCGTGCATGGGAAAAAAGTCGTTTATGATCCACAGTCCGCAGAAACGATAGTGCCTTTTCATAGTAATGGATCAACCGCTGAGCAATTGGCTTTCGTTGCAAACATGAGGGAATGCCGGATACTGACTGGTAAAGACGACATTGCAGAAATTATCGAGGCTTTGTTCAGTATTTATCATTGTGACGTGGCAGTCATAAAGCGCGGAAGTCAGGGAACTTGCGTCGTAACGAAAGACGACGCTGCCAAGATAGAAACAATCCAAGCTTATAAAACCGAGATGGTATGGCCAATCGGATCAGGCGACGTATTTTCTGCGGTTTTTGCGTATTATTGGGGAGTTAAAGGTGCCGACCCTTTTGCCGCAGCACAGAACGCCTCTCTGGCAACAGCAACTTTTTGCTCCACTCAGGTGCTTCCCATCCCCGCTGATTTTCAGAAAAACTCGGCAAATATTTCACCAATCACACTGAAGCCAAAAACTGAAAAAGATAAGAAGTCGATCTATCTGGCTGGCCCTTTTTTTAACTTGGGGCAGCGATGGGTTATCGAAGAGGCGCGTGTGGCGTTGATGCATCAAAATATGGAGGTGTTCTCGCCTCTTCACGACGTTGGAAGGGGAGCGGCTCTGGACGTGGCTTCGGCTGATTTAAAGGGGTTGGATGAATCTGCCGTTGTCCTGGCAATTGTTGACGGCTTGGATCCTGGAACAATTTTCGAGATTGGATATGCTAGGGCGAAAAATATCCCCGTAATCTGCCTTGTCCAAGCAGAAAGGGAGGAGGATCTGAAAATGATGGCCGGAAGTGATTGTCTGATGGTCAACGACTTCACCACCGCAATTTACCAGACAGCATGGACATACCTCGAACTATGAAAAGAGCGATATTAATATCAGGCGGGATAGACTCGCTAGCATTGTGTTACTGGCAGCGTCCCGATCTCGCATTGACCATAAACTATGGACAGTTCCCTGCTGTGGCAGAAATAGGAGCATCCGCAAAAGTTTGCCAGGAACTTCAAATACCGCATGATGTGGTGACCGTAGACTGTCGACACCTTGGTAGTGGTGATCTCGCAGGAACGGAATCATTAGGGCTTTCACCATCACAGGAATGGTGGCCTTATAGAAATCAACTGCTTGTGACCTTGGGCGCCATGAAAGGGATTCAATTGGGCGTTGTGGAGCTTTTGTTAGGATCAGTGAAGTCTGATAGTTTCCACGCCGATGGAACTGCAAATTTTTACGCCCACATGAACGCATTATTGAATTTGCAGGAAGGGGCCATGAAGGTTTCGGTCCCTGCCATTTCCATGACGTCTGTCGAGCTTGTAAAAGCTTCTAAAATACCAGCAGAACTCTTGAGCTGGGCTCATTCCTGTCATGTCAGCAATGTTGCATGCGGCGGTTGCCGGGGCTGCTTCAAGCATCAGACGGTTATGGCCGAGCTTGGGTATGGATTTTATTGAACTCGAAAGCCCCGATCGCCGGGGCAAATTATTACCCTTCCAGGAATACCGCTACAAAGTTTCTGAAGTAATCTACCTAGCGCCTCCATCCAGAATTGAACCAAAAGACATTTTCAGCGTAATAGAATCGCGGAAAACACGAAGAGAATTTGGCAGGATTAACCTTGACCAATTATCTGCACTTTTCTGGTATAGCGCGAAAACATACGCATCAAAGATTCTGGAACAGGACCACAAGTGGCACCACCGTCCAGCCCCTTCGGCCGGAGGCCGTCATCCCCTCGATCACATCATCTTTCGCCATGATGCAGGGACCTGGACTGTGTTCTTGTATGATCCCATCTCTCATGCTTTTGGGCGCTTAGTTATTGAGGATTCGGAAGCCCTGCGACAGTGGTTGGAGGGGCTATTCAAGACACTACAAATCGAGGCGGCAACCGTTGTATGGAATGTCGCCCAATTCCAGCGGACTAGCAGTGTATATACTAACTCAGCTTCGCTTATATACCGTGATGAAGGGGCCATACAGGCGACATTTGGTTTAGTGGCAGAGGCCTTGGGACTCAGCTTCTGCACGCTTGGTGTCTCAGGTGAACCTATCCTTTCTGGCCTATTTAAGGCAACGGACCGCTTGAGAGGAATTGGGGGATTCTGTGTAGGAGAGAGGGTGTGAAGGAGCACTACACCCTTACGCCCAATCGTAACGCTAGGAAGAAAGTAACAGAAAGGAGGCATCTATGGCCGCGCGGCCACGGTGCGGCTATTGAGGTAATGCAATTTTGCAGTTTAGGTCCCAAATCTCATTGGGAAGCTGTTGGTTTAATATATCTCCGTTTATCCACATAATACCTGCCGAGCCATCGCTGGATGTTGTTTTTGCTGACCAACAGGCCGCTGGCTTTTAAGAATGAACGGCAGGCCCTAATCTCATCTTCTGAAGGGTGATAATGGGACGCATCCAGGTACAATTCCATGGCTGATTGATACCAATAAGCCGGCTGCTTTTTATAGGAAATGAAATATGAGCTCGTCACTCCGTACTCGTTTGCGAGAGTTACTAGCCGCTCCGGCCACGATTCCAATAGCCATGCGGCCAGTTTCAATATCACCCGCCGTTCTTTCAGCCTGAAACCGTCGAAGGCCCCTGCCAACTCCGGCGCCTCATCCGCCAAATCCATCCCAAGTGCACGTGCGCATCCCTCGCGCAGCCGGCCTGTTCTGCTCTTTGAGCAGAGCGCCTTGACGAGGTCATGTAATCCGCTGAAATAGGCAATGCTCATAATATGGCTTGTTACAGGGGCACCAGGTTCAAGTGCCCAGCTAGTACGGAGCACGTCAGCAATGCTCCGTTGAAAGGCTGCTAATCGTGTTTCGCTATCCCCATAGTAGGTCATAGCAGGAGCCGCTCCACGATCCAACCCGCACTTTTTGCACTTTCTGATTACGTTCTCGAAAGGCAAAAGCTTCATCCCGTAATCGCCTTGGTGAAAAGTGACCGATGCCCCGCATTCCGGACAGCAATCGTGCAGATAGCAACCATGAACCGGACAGATGACCATACATGACAAACGCCACAACCGCCTGTAATAGGGTTTCTCGTCAGTGGCAAGGCATTGAGGACAAAACTGCATCCCGTAACCGAGACGATTACGCCCCCTTTTTACGATCGGCATTACCCACGGCAGTTCACCACTTCGCTTGAAACACTCGAAGAGGATACCTTCATACGCAGCCAGGGTAGTCATGTAGACTCTGCTATTGGGGGTGCTTGTGCATTCTGCCAGTGTGGTCAGGAGCCGTATGTCCGCGGAACGATCGACGTCTCTTTCCCAAAAGTGATGTCTCGCTCCCCATACCTGGCTACAGAATGCGTGTAGTTTTCTAAGGTTTGCATAAGCGCACCGCACGAGCCACGAGGACAACAATTCGTCGTCAAGGGGTTTTGGTCGGAAAAGCCAAAGTTGCCGTTGGCTTTCATCGAGCATATTTAGTTCGCTGAGATGGGGGCACCCAGCCGAGTCCCTTCAGGTATGCGTTGCTCAGCGTCTTTTCCGTGATAACTTCGCTTCCGGTCCTGATCGCATCTGCTGTTTGACAGACCAACAGATCGACCATATCGCCGAGGATCCCTCCCCCAAGCAAAAGAATACGTTGGGAGATCCCCTCTTCGGTGAGATCGTAATCCCCCCTCAGCCTCAACTTCACCTGGATCGTCGCGAGAAGGGACAAGAACTCGTCGCTCATTTTCCATCGTTCCAGATGGCGCGGTTGGAACCTGTTCGATATTTGCGGGTCGGACCGCAAGGAGTTGAGGACTTCGGGAGTCCCCCCGATAACTATGGGTATTTTGAGATCCGAGCCCAGGTTCTTCGTCGCATGCAGCAGTTCGCGGATTTTGTGTGGAGTTCCGCAGGTGGAGTGCTGGAACTCATCGACAACGAGCATTTTTGTTTCAAGGTGGAAAAAAAGCCGGTGGATACGATCCAGCTTGGAGTCCGTCGACTCCCGATCTGGACCGCTGGCGAAAAGGGACGACAGGATGGCGTTATACAGCCGAGCCTCGTCGGCCTTGGCCCGTAAACGTATGTACACGATCGGAAGCGTGGTCTTGTCCGCGTTGGGATCAAAGGGAGGGGAGTTCCTGTCGACGAATTTGCTCAAAAGGAACGACTTGCCGTTGTTCGTTTCCCCGATGACGGCGATATTGGGCATCCTGATTTTTTTCGGATACTTTAAGAGATCCTCCAGGTCCGCCATGATCTTCTTTGCCGTTGTGTAACCCACCCAGAAGTCTTTTCGGACTGCGGCAATTCTTGCCTCCTGTTCGATCCCTGCCAGATTCTCCATGGTTACTCCTCAAGTTCGAACAACTCTATTTTGCCTCTTTTGAAATCCGGCACAGGCGTAGGCGCCGTGTCTCTTTCGGGAGCGGGCGGCGGCGGTGCGGTGGCGCTCCGCTCTTTTTTTATTTTTGCCTGCTTCTTCAGAACCTTCGAATGCTCGACAACCTTCTTCATGTCCTCGAAAGCCCTGAATATTTCCTCCTCGTTGACTTTGTCCTTGCCGAGTTCTCTCAAATGCCGACGAACCGCCTTATACTCCCATAACGTCATTGCCGGATAGCGCGTGTCGCTGTACGGCACCTTGAAATGTGCCTCGGCATCCGGATCATAGAACAAGAGATAACTGATGTCCCGGGGATCGCGCCTAAATATGAACTTCCGCCCGCGGCTGCCGGACCCTTTTGCCCCAACCCATCGGTTCAGCACGTCCGCGCTGTAATTTATGCAATCGATCATCACTCCGCCAGGTTGGATGGTCCGGAGTTCCATAGGAAGAAAATCGATCCTGAGACGAAGCTCGTCCGCCGCCACCGGACGCTGCCCAACCCCTGGAGAGTCGTCAGTTCCCATGATTCCTTGGTCGTACCTTTCCAGCGGAGACGTGCCCAGTTCCGAATGGATTCTTTTATGGTATGCGCCGCAGATCAGGTTCAGCAACCACTTCTCAAGGTCGGCGAGGCTCATGGTCGCCTTGCCTACCGAATCGTACTCTCCGCGCTGCTCGGGATTAGAGAACGTCGTGCCGGGCAGTGCGTGTATTTCCTTCAGGAGGGTTCCAAGGAGCCGCTCGATATATCCGCCATAATTGGGCTTTTTGACTTTTCTGAATTTGATGTCGATTCCGTACTGGCCGCAGGTCTTTTTCAACACGTCCCCGCGAAATTCTTTCGCATTATCCAGATGAATTGCTGCGGGGATTCCGTAGCAGGGCCAAGTGTATTGCAGGTTGTAGTGACTGAGGAGCTCGTCCTTTTGCAGCAGCGTATTGGATATGCAGATTCCTGTTCCCAGAGTGCCCGGCGGATCGAAGGAGATAAAGAAGCCGACGACCATTCTGCTGAAGGTGTCGATGGCCAGCGTGATGTAGGGGCGGCCGATGGGGATGCGGTCATGTTCGTCAACCAGAATGATGTCGAGCTTGGTGTGATCTATCTGGATGACCGAGTATGGGTAGTTGGCCCCGGGGAAGTGCCCCTTGACGGGTTGGTATTTCAGCGCTTCGTTTTGGCCACGTCTTCTTTTGACAACAAGCTCGGTAGCCAACAATTTTATCCTCTTGATGAATGTATTGAAATGGGGGTATTCAAGCTTGGCGGCCCGGCAGGCAAGTTGAAGTTCCCGGTAGGCATGTGTGTAGCTCAATTGCTGATTGTTGAGATAGTGGCGGTTTATGATTCCCGTTATCATCTGCTCTACTTCCGGGGAAAGTTTCTGCGCGCCGCGGTCCGATCGCCTTTTCCGGAGCAGGCTGGTTATGGTTCGGGTTTCCTCGAAACGTTTTATCCAGCGGTAAACGGTCGTTAGATCGACTAAGAGCTTGTCGGCGACTTCTTGTACCTTTATGGTTGGCCGGGGGTGCATCTCCAGCAGCGGTTTGAACGCTCTATATTTATGGAGGGCCTCCTGCCACTCGTGCTCCGTTATTGCGGCGAGATCCGGAACTGCATGGCCGGCCGTCTTGCCATTGCTATGTATTATGACGGATATGGCCAGAGAGATTTTCTCGCCGCTGTCGATATCTTCGGCGACCACTTCATTCGCCGAGCTGTATCTCCTGACGCAGTACGTCCTGCCCGCGTGTTCCACGACCGATCCCGGGCCGACCATTATAACTTTGCCCATTACACCCCTCTCTCCCGCTGGGCGAGCCAGATCGTCGAAGTCATTGTGAGTGGCTTGTCCAAATCAGTGCCGATTTTCTCTTCCAGGATCAACCGCCAGATCCACGGAATAAGCTCGGCTTGGCGTGTCTTGACTTGAGACATATACAATAGTAATGTTTTAACGCTCGTTTCCCCTGTCTTTTTAAGGGAGTTCAGTACGTACCGCTCGTCACTCCCTTCGGTAGATGAGTAGGGAAACGTCGAGGAATGATACCTTAGAAGGAATTGGGCATTGTCGAGAAAGGGCGTGCGGATGCGTTTCTCCGTGATAATTTTGAAACGCACGCCATTTTCTCTCGCCCAAGACATCGCATGGCGAAATTTGGGTTCGAACTTGCGCCAATCCCGTTTGAGAACATCATGGGGTTTCACTTCATACAGGGTTGGTTTTAAGGAGGGATTTATGTCTCGTGCGTCGTCGGTGTATTTAACAAGGACGTCCGGTGTATAAATGAATTCGTTGCCGTTATCTACCCATCGTAGAGTAACGGGCTGCACCTCGTACCGCTCGACACGGTTGTCGAAATCGAGAAGAACCAGGAAGTCGTGTTCCAGGCTTGACTCGGTTTCGAGGCCCTTGCCGTTTTTGAGGGAAGAGCGGACACCGGTGTTGGCGCACTTGCTCGGACGAATCCTGCGGGCTGGAGGTTTGCCGAAAAGAGAGTCCACCTGGTACCCCTTATTCTCTTTGCGATTTTTATCTCTCATTTGCAATTATCGGTATTCTAACTGGCAAATTAAGATATTATTCACAAAAGAGGGTGCTGCCTATGACCTGCCGATCTCGATCGGCATCCTGGCAGCTACCAATATTGTCAAAACCTCGTTGTTGCAGCAGTATAGCCTGTTGGGAGAGCTCTCGCTGGATGGGAGCCTCAAGGCGATTCGAGGTGCTCTTTCCATGGCGGTGGCGGCCAAGCGGGCCGGTCTGACCGGCATCATCCTGCCGGCTGAGAACGCTCCCGAGGCGGCAGTGGTGGCGGGCCTGGAGGTCATCGGAGCAACAACACTGCCGCAGGT belongs to Geobacter sp. SVR and includes:
- a CDS encoding putative quinol monooxygenase — its product is MSQYNETPEMFLFYENWKNLFCLDQHLASAHFQTYAAAVEDLLIEKIVQKMTEIS
- the xseB gene encoding exodeoxyribonuclease VII small subunit — encoded protein: MSEANELTYEQKVARLDEILTRLDNSETPIDKLAEDVKEGARLIRELDMKLKQVETEVLDAFKELESE
- the xseA gene encoding exodeoxyribonuclease VII large subunit, yielding MERKFFHLSAITKRITELLEPAISKQFWVKAEISTGRERGGAFYCDLVETDAGGRIVAKVACTIWQNELSTIRRAFKARSMDLVLTNGTVVGFLCSLQFSSQYGLSLRVIDADPSIALGEMELKKREILECLQKEGLFETNKQLLVPFLPLRLGLITSAGSAAYNDFIQTLTTSGYGFKICLADAMVQGDQTEKSVLRALDTIARLDVDLVFIVRGGGSKTDLYFLDNEAIARRIASYDKPVWTGIGHEIDTSVLDYVANRSFKTPTAAAEELVARFVQMRRQLDEATSTLKTVWAYRLKIDREYIARAFTGIQQGPRKLLDVTASSLRGQAKELRLKVQERLATEQISLGRRTEKLHSQPPARTKTLSERLVAKRQKLRSQANYRLSRSRDTQSGLKQRFEKERFVRCLLVESDSNERKRHQLRHMFISALRFKSMELASLKGRLKEERILLRVTTARASLSDKMGTLKAIDPQNALQRGFALVYGANGTLIRSIGDITERQTITTRLADGTLLSEVTAKEANRE
- a CDS encoding DNA-binding transcriptional regulator; amino-acid sequence: MNNNQFMHFMDNNINNSVIPASDIVKRARKKSGLTQIKFAHLLGKAQSEVSKYEGGAVDPPGSIIIHCMNILNDDRNEVAAPSVDSIIQKLKNGFDAPGHAMARSLIMGIILNEERKG
- a CDS encoding 8-oxoguanine DNA glycosylase, which translates into the protein MAQVALGIVNGEVKECALPDPWEKVMDGVVWGEFDTFFTPAFWVVQAWLDKDQKRYGAYKLGASLQEEVTACLLGGHGIPSEVGLAAYRAVRDRGLLTKETLTQEELTAVLREPMDVGGRQVRYRFWKQKSKYLWESLQAISKGNPPEDHRAFRNWLIEKLPGVGPKTASWITRNWLSSDEVAIIDIHIQRAGLHAGFFDKNLTIDKNYSQMEARFLQFAHAIGIRPAVLDTLIWRQMKDLTSTSIKPKTPPKNIHHQQYFFPEILAGAC
- a CDS encoding PfkB family carbohydrate kinase; protein product: MISIVGGTYYEYCISPEWKYLYGSGLRAAAALSDLCSDIKLHTYVGESAFEQLEAVAEVFGVTAKPQISPTTIRFNYFHGLSVPVISPPRYAIKQQSPLQVGDDVVLQFGMLEGHAVVHGKKVVYDPQSAETIVPFHSNGSTAEQLAFVANMRECRILTGKDDIAEIIEALFSIYHCDVAVIKRGSQGTCVVTKDDAAKIETIQAYKTEMVWPIGSGDVFSAVFAYYWGVKGADPFAAAQNASLATATFCSTQVLPIPADFQKNSANISPITLKPKTEKDKKSIYLAGPFFNLGQRWVIEEARVALMHQNMEVFSPLHDVGRGAALDVASADLKGLDESAVVLAIVDGLDPGTIFEIGYARAKNIPVICLVQAEREEDLKMMAGSDCLMVNDFTTAIYQTAWTYLEL
- a CDS encoding 7-cyano-7-deazaguanine synthase, translated to MKRAILISGGIDSLALCYWQRPDLALTINYGQFPAVAEIGASAKVCQELQIPHDVVTVDCRHLGSGDLAGTESLGLSPSQEWWPYRNQLLVTLGAMKGIQLGVVELLLGSVKSDSFHADGTANFYAHMNALLNLQEGAMKVSVPAISMTSVELVKASKIPAELLSWAHSCHVSNVACGGCRGCFKHQTVMAELGYGFY
- a CDS encoding TniQ family protein, with the protein product MLDESQRQLWLFRPKPLDDELLSSWLVRCAYANLRKLHAFCSQVWGARHHFWERDVDRSADIRLLTTLAECTSTPNSRVYMTTLAAYEGILFECFKRSGELPWVMPIVKRGRNRLGYGMQFCPQCLATDEKPYYRRLWRLSCMVICPVHGCYLHDCCPECGASVTFHQGDYGMKLLPFENVIRKCKKCGLDRGAAPAMTYYGDSETRLAAFQRSIADVLRTSWALEPGAPVTSHIMSIAYFSGLHDLVKALCSKSRTGRLREGCARALGMDLADEAPELAGAFDGFRLKERRVILKLAAWLLESWPERLVTLANEYGVTSSYFISYKKQPAYWYQSAMELYLDASHYHPSEDEIRACRSFLKASGLLVSKNNIQRWLGRYYVDKRRYIKPTASQ
- a CDS encoding TniB family NTP-binding protein is translated as MENLAGIEQEARIAAVRKDFWVGYTTAKKIMADLEDLLKYPKKIRMPNIAVIGETNNGKSFLLSKFVDRNSPPFDPNADKTTLPIVYIRLRAKADEARLYNAILSSLFASGPDRESTDSKLDRIHRLFFHLETKMLVVDEFQHSTCGTPHKIRELLHATKNLGSDLKIPIVIGGTPEVLNSLRSDPQISNRFQPRHLERWKMSDEFLSLLATIQVKLRLRGDYDLTEEGISQRILLLGGGILGDMVDLLVCQTADAIRTGSEVITEKTLSNAYLKGLGWVPPSQRTKYAR
- a CDS encoding helix-turn-helix domain-containing protein yields the protein MGKVIMVGPGSVVEHAGRTYCVRRYSSANEVVAEDIDSGEKISLAISVIIHSNGKTAGHAVPDLAAITEHEWQEALHKYRAFKPLLEMHPRPTIKVQEVADKLLVDLTTVYRWIKRFEETRTITSLLRKRRSDRGAQKLSPEVEQMITGIINRHYLNNQQLSYTHAYRELQLACRAAKLEYPHFNTFIKRIKLLATELVVKRRRGQNEALKYQPVKGHFPGANYPYSVIQIDHTKLDIILVDEHDRIPIGRPYITLAIDTFSRMVVGFFISFDPPGTLGTGICISNTLLQKDELLSHYNLQYTWPCYGIPAAIHLDNAKEFRGDVLKKTCGQYGIDIKFRKVKKPNYGGYIERLLGTLLKEIHALPGTTFSNPEQRGEYDSVGKATMSLADLEKWLLNLICGAYHKRIHSELGTSPLERYDQGIMGTDDSPGVGQRPVAADELRLRIDFLPMELRTIQPGGVMIDCINYSADVLNRWVGAKGSGSRGRKFIFRRDPRDISYLLFYDPDAEAHFKVPYSDTRYPAMTLWEYKAVRRHLRELGKDKVNEEEIFRAFEDMKKVVEHSKVLKKQAKIKKERSATAPPPPAPERDTAPTPVPDFKRGKIELFELEE
- a CDS encoding TnsA endonuclease N-terminal domain-containing protein — its product is MDSLFGKPPARRIRPSKCANTGVRSSLKNGKGLETESSLEHDFLVLLDFDNRVERYEVQPVTLRWVDNGNEFIYTPDVLVKYTDDARDINPSLKPTLYEVKPHDVLKRDWRKFEPKFRHAMSWARENGVRFKIITEKRIRTPFLDNAQFLLRYHSSTFPYSSTEGSDERYVLNSLKKTGETSVKTLLLYMSQVKTRQAELIPWIWRLILEEKIGTDLDKPLTMTSTIWLAQRERGV